Part of the Streptomyces sp. RFCAC02 genome is shown below.
GTCGGAGAGGCGTTCCCTCATGCGGGGCCGCTTCCCCGTTCCGCAGCCGCGCGGGCGGCCTCGGCGGCGTCGGCCTCGGCCGCCTCGCGGCGCACGGTCACGACCCGCTGGACGAGGGTGACGAAGCTGCCGGCGGCCACCACCCACAGGGCGATGGGCAGGAGCACGCCGATGTGCGGCACGTCGAAGGTGCGCTCCCAGCCGGCGAAGCCCGCGAGGACGAGGGTGATGACGAGCCGTTCGGCGCGCTCCACGAGACCGTTGACGGCGACCGGCATGCCGATGCTCTCGCCCCTGGCCTTGGTGTAGGAGACGACCTGGCCGCTGGCGAGGCAGAAGAGGGTGACGGCGCACAGGACCTCGTTGTCACCGCCGCCCGCGTACCACAGGGCGATGCCGGAGAAGATCGCCGCGTCGGCGACCCGGTCGAGCGTCGAGTCGAGGAACGCGCCCCACCGGCTGGAGGTGCCGATCTGACGCGCCATGTTGCCGTCGACGAGGTCGGAGAAGACGAACAGCGTGATCACGACCGTGCCCCAGAAGAACTCGCCCCGGGGGAAGAAGACCAGCGCGCCCGCCATGACTCCGGCCGTCCCGACCAGGGTGACCATGTCGGGGGTCACCCGCAGGCGGATCAGCAGCGCGGCGAATGGCGTGAGGACACGCGTGAAAAAGGCACGCGCGTACTTGTTGAGCATGTCCTTCCCAGGGGGTCGGGGCGGGCCGCGGCGGTCGGGCGGCCATCAGGAGGCCCCATCGTAGTCACGTGGGCGGCCGGTCCGTGCGGCGGCCGGTGGGCGGTGCTCCGGGGCACGCCGGGGGCGCGTGGGGCGGATGACGCGGGGCGGGCGGGGTGGCTCCGGGGAAGTTTGGCCGGAGATGGTCCGCTCACGGGGTGCGCGGGGCGCCGCGCCGCTAGGCTTGCGGCCGTTCAGGTGTGCCCGGCGCGCGAGGAGGGAAGTGCCCCCTCAGCGGCCGGT
Proteins encoded:
- the pgsA gene encoding phosphatidylinositol phosphate synthase, translated to MLNKYARAFFTRVLTPFAALLIRLRVTPDMVTLVGTAGVMAGALVFFPRGEFFWGTVVITLFVFSDLVDGNMARQIGTSSRWGAFLDSTLDRVADAAIFSGIALWYAGGGDNEVLCAVTLFCLASGQVVSYTKARGESIGMPVAVNGLVERAERLVITLVLAGFAGWERTFDVPHIGVLLPIALWVVAAGSFVTLVQRVVTVRREAAEADAAEAARAAAERGSGPA